aattgcttgataatatatctattgttctttaattttttgaaaattttgcaagcatggataatataaaataaaaatgtaatccaacggttaatttgtcaaaatttgcatccaataaaaagttattaagtgAAGTTGTAACATTAGACTACAATCAAGTTTACAGCCAAACTTTGctcttaaaaatataataaataaatatcataattatttttgtgattCGGAAGACAGTGATACTGATATGATATCTAATCTGTTGCACCTTACTTGATTCAAATGGtagagtttatttatttatttatataattatttttctgaATAAATGAGAATACAAAAGCCTAAGGGCCAAGCCCATCTCAACTTTGACAAAAAAAACTAAGACGGGAAGGTAGAGCTGAGGACAGGCCCCCGGGAAGAACAAAAAACAGCCCAAAAAGCTAAATTATGGGCTAGAAAATTTAAGTCTTTCTGAACAAAATTAGCTAGCCAGATCGAGCAAAATGAATCCAAAATTGATCTAACCTCAGCAACattgttttttcaatttctcgATTAGAGTAACTTGGGACTTGGTTTATTGAATTGATGACATTCAGCATCCAAGAAAACATATTTGAGCTCAAGCTTTGATGCTTCCTCAGCCATCAAAAGAGACGCATGGGCCTCGGCCCAATTTACAGATTCTTTAACGTGAGATCCTGTCCAAAGTCCTAACATGGCATAGCATTCCAAATCGAAAGTTTCAAACTACCTTTACTTATTTAtagacaatatttttacaacaaatcctaataGCAGGttattactagttgttattgtcgaggcaaaaaataaatcttagtgttaggttcaaatttaaactaataacaactaactacctatgatttgttgtaaaaatgttgtaaacataaCATCTCTCTCACTTATAACGTTGGTAATAATTAAAACAATGTACGTTGAGAAAGAGTTGCttataacccttttttttttcctttttttttttttttgagaaagaagtcCGCATATTATTAAGGGAGGCCAGTGAAAGAGTTGCTAACTTGATATGCTCTTCTCttagcaacaacaaaaataataataaggcgaaaaactcattttcatccctacattttaacgcgattcccactttggttcctatcttttattttcaccgcttttagtccATATTTAGAAAAACGCGTTCTGTTTTAGTCTCTACCGTCATCTCACTAACAGAAAATATCCACATGACAGACAGAGTGCATTGTTGGCACTCGAAACGCCTACGtgtccattaaaataataataataaattttaatttggcaTTTAAATAATGCTACatcagcattttaatattaaaaaaagccacatcattcttttttcttttctttaattattttaaaataaaataaattaataattaataattaaaataaaattttcttttcttttcattattttgttggaagatcatctttgtgttcttcgtgttcttaCCATTCATATTCTTCATgtttttagtaaattaattcctattttcttgtcttttcttttctttgccttTCCAGTACTTTCTTTATaaccaaacaaatcaaaattcaaaacttagATCAAACAATAATCAACATACACCAACCGAAATCCAGAAATCAACATACACCCACTAAATTGAAAACCTAGAAATCAACATACACCaacaatcaaacccagaaacatATCTGCATATTCAGAAATTTTAACCCAACATACACCCACTAAAATCAAAAGACCCACATCCTCTTTGTTCACAAAATCAACACCAATCTCCAAGTTGGAAACCCACCAATCCATcgaaacacaaaatcaaatccaacTTGGAAACCCATCGATCTCCACCATCCTCCAAATCCCACCATTCTCTCAAACCCAACCTTTGGAATCATAACCCACAAATCCACCACAGATCAATGTACCAATCCACCATAAACCCAAATCAACAAATCTCACAAACCCACGAACCCACAAATCCATAAACCCAAATTAGCAAAActcacaaacccacaacccacaaacccagatcTACACCACTAagttgagagatagagagatgaaaGAGAGAAACTTGCCTATCTGGGAGAGAGAGACAACGATTCGTGAGAGTGGGTCGGTCACAGGTGGTCAAAGAGAGACTTGAGCGAATCATGAGAGTGGGTCAGTCACAGGTGGTGAGGCGATGAACCACCGTCGGTTTTAGTGGCGGCGGTAGTGGAGATGAGCAAAAAGGCCGGCCATGGAGTTAGAAAGAGTTGTAAGCTTAGTTggggaagaaaatgaagaacacaTAGTTCTaagttcttcatgttcttccaaaaaaaaagaaaaaaaaattaactaatttcttttctttttaaaaaaaaataattaggttagaaattttattattatttttatttgatgtaactttttttaaaaattaaattgctgacgtgccatttttaaaaatgcaaataaattttttattattattttaatagatgCGTAGGTGTTCTGAGTGTCAATAGTGCACTTCGTCTGCCACGTGGAAATTTTCTGTTAGTGAGATGAAGATAGGGACTTAAACAGAACatgtttttctaaatagggactaaaagcggtgaaaataaaatatagggaccaaagtaGAAATCGTGTGAAAATATAGGGACGAAAATGAGTTTTTcgcctaataataataataacatgcTCTTCATTTTGTACATCTTGCTCTTAACTAAATGCAGCTTGACGGTATAAAGTTTAAACATTAATGTCTCGCATTGGTAGAAtgatggttctttttttttttttttttttttttggctaagtaTGATGGTTCATATTCTTGGTAACTTTTAGGCCGTGCTTTTGCAATGGAGAAAGTTTGCCCTCCAATCCTGATTAAAAACTGACACGTGTCATTGTCATATACAAAACATATGACCAACTTCCATACTTTATAGTTAACTACACCCATCTATTTCtgtcaattaaaagaaaaaataataatttaaactaatctgctctctctctctctctctctctctctctctctctctctctctcaaataactCAAACTAGTTTGAAGCCAAACTTTGTGCCTTTTGTAATTATGCATGTTTTCACTAAGCTACCAAAAGAGtctaaattttcaaagaatttttataatattgCATAACAACAATATTGTAAGAATTTGAAAACTTTTGgctttttctttccaaaaaagcattaaaaaaatatatatctattaaCAAAAAGTTTGGATTTATTAGAACATCTCTACCGGATTTTACTTTCTCACCCAATTAACGACGAGAGaagaaaccattttttttattttgcctacttactttttcaaatacactatttattatctcatttaaatattataatcttcttttattcttcctttactctttctttctcaaTAAATATATTTGAGAATTGGATCTCGCGAAGCACTTGCATTAACAACATATTCAATCATAGGATTgtatcattttaattttcatactaacatttttttttcaagagctatatttttcaaatcagATCTCACAAAGCACATGCAGCAACATCATATCTAGTCATAGgattatcaaattttaatttttgtactcaCATTATTTaactatgtttttttattataataaaattatttaattatgttATTCTTTGttgtaatttgaaaattttctaatctATATTAGTCTTATTAGAAAAACAGAGGAGAGTTCTGGAGAATTGAAACTCTACTTCATTGAACAATCAAAATGAATTGAATACACTGATACAATCAAATGcgtatatatatacatcaaaTCCCTCCACAAGTAACTAACTAGCAGCTAGCAGAAATAACAAAACTAATACACGTGCCTGTCACATGCTGAGTTAAATACATATACAAAACTAAACTACATGCCGTTTACTGTACAAACTGATTCTCTGGAACTTTGCTTCTTATCTGTGCTCTTGATTTTGCTCCTCTTAGCTCCATTACTTCCTTTAGCATCttgacaccccccccccccttcaagTGGAAGAGGGCCATGAATATTGACCATATTCAACTTGgatacaagaaagaaaaattgttgGGCATTCAAGGCTTTGGTTAACAAGTCTACAATTTGAGAATTGGTCCTAACATGTAACATTCTGACATACCCTTCCAAGACTTTATCTCTGACAAGGTGACAATCAATCTCTATATGCTTTGTTCTTTCATGAAAAACAGGGTTTGCAGCAATGTGAAGGGTTGCCTGACTATCACAGAACAAGAGGGTTGCTTGAGGGTGCTTTATTTGAAAATCATGAAGAACATATAAGAGCTAAATGATCTCATAGACTGCTACTGCCATTGATCTGTACTCAGACTTTGCTGAAGACCTTGAGACTGTTTGTTGCTTCTTTGACTTCCATGAAATCAAAGATTCACCAAGGAATATGCAAAAACCAGTGATAGATCTCCTAATGTTAGGGCATGAAGCCCAGTCTGCATTAGCAAAAGCCTTCAAGTGTAGTTCTGATTTGCTTGAGAAAAACAACCCTTGGCCTGGTGAACTTTTTAGATATTGCAAGACCTTATGAGCTGCTTACAAATGAGACTCTCTAGGATGTGCCATGAACTGGCTTTAGTCTATTCATAGCAAAGGTTATGTCAGGCCTAGTTATTGTCAAGTATAGCAACCTTCCTATCAATCTTTTGTAGGAGCTTGGATCTTGAAACTCCTTCCCCTCATACTTACTAAGCTTGAGATTTTGATCCATAGGCACTTTGGCTGGTTTACAACCTAACATGCTAGCATCACCCAACACCTCAAGTGTGTACTTTCTTTGGCATAAATTGATACCATCAGTAGTCCTTGCAACTTCAAGGCCTCAGAAAAACTTCAAATCACCCAAATCTTTTAACTTGAACTGTTGATCCAATAAAATCTTCAACTCATCAACTGCTTGCTTGTTATCACTAGCAATCAatatatcatcaacataaaccaaTAGAGCAATAAAGGAAGTAGAGGTCTTCTTAATGAAAAGAGAGTAATCAGCCTTGGACTGTGTAAATCCGAGAAGAACCAATGTAGTGGAAAACTTGGCAAATCACTACCTTGAAGCTTGTTTTAGTCCATACAAGGATTTAGTAAGCTTGCATACCAGTGACTTCTTCCTTCAATTCACCATGAAGGAAGGCATTATTTACATCATGTTGACAAAGATACCAACCTTGCACATCAGCCACTGCAAGAAGACATTTAACAGTAACAAGCTTTGCAACAGGTGAGAAAGTTTCAATGTAATCAAGGCCTTCTTTCTGTATGAAGCCTTTAGCCACCAACCTGGCTTTATATCTTTCCACAGTGCCATCAGATTTGTACTTCACCCTATATACCCACTTACAACCAATTGTCTTTTTATGAAATGGAAGAGCTGTGGGAGTCCAAGTGTGATTAGCTTCAAGGGCAGAAATCTCAGCTGCCATAGCCTCTCTCCACTTGGGATCTTAAACTACTTGGTGATAGAATTTAGGCTCCTCAATTGAAGAAATGGCATTATAGAAATGCCAATATCTAGGAGACAATTTGTGGGAAGACAGGTAAGAGGATAAAGGGTAAGCAATACTAGGTTGAACTTGAGACACCTGATTGCACTTATAAGCTTGCAAATAAACAGGCCTGTGTGAAATCCTAGTTGATTTTCTAAGAGGTGGAATGGAAGCAGGAGGTGCAGCTGGAGGTGTAGTATGGACAGAAGATGAGGAATGATCAAGGAAAACATTAGACTGATTAGGATGGACATTAGATTAATTAGGGGGAATAGCAGACTGATTAGAAACATCAGAATGACCCAAGTGAATCGGTAAGGAACCAATaagaatagaagaagaagaagaagaagaagaggaagaagtgtCTGAACAAGTATGGGAATGAGGAACATGCTCAATAATAGAAGTGGAGTCTGCAAGTGGAAGTGGAATAGAAATTGGACAAGAGGAAGAGTCAAAATTAGGAGTAGATGAATTAGATAAAGGAAAAGAGGTGACACCAgataaggaagaagaagaatttgaaaaaGGGAAGATAGACTCATCAAAGACAACATCTCTAGAGATAGTAATCTTTCTAGTATGAAGGTTAAGGACTTTGTAACCTTTCATATTAAAAGGGTAGCCTAAAAAGACCCATGGGGAAGCTCTAGAATCAAACTTCAACCTGTGGACAGAATGGGTTGAAACAAAACACAAGCAACCAAACACTCTAAGATGAGTAAAAGAAGGCTGTTTATGAAACAAAAGCTCAAATGGGGATTTATGACCTAACAATGGCATAGGCAACCTGTTAAGCAGATAAGTAGCTATCAAAATACATTCTCCCAATATGCTGAGGGCAGATTGGATTGAAACTTAAGAGATCTAGCAACATTCAAAAGATGTTGGTATTTTCTCTTAACCACAGAATTTTGTTGAGGTGTATAAACACAACTCTTTTGATGCACAATGCCATGATCACTATAAAAGTTGGACAAAGAGAATTCAGGAGCATTATTTGATCTGATTGCCTTAATGCCAATGTTAAATTGAgtcaaaatcatattataaaatgaaatcaaaagCTGTTTAACATCAGACTTAGCTTTCATGAGATATACCCAAGTAGACCTAGTGGCATCATCAACAATGGTAAGAAAGAACCTAAAACCATCATAAGTGCAAACAGAATAGGGACCCCAAACATCTACATGAATCAAAGCAAATGGCTCAATACTCATATTATTGTTTGAAGGAAATGGCAACCTCTTCTGCTTAGCCAAAGGACAGATGGTACAAATGTCATTACATTTGGAAGAAAAAGGCAAAACATCTTGCAAAGATgacattttattaaaagaagGGTGTCCTAATCTAAAATGCCACAAAATGGATATATCTTTATTATAGACAGATGCTAAAAAAGCTGACTTGGGAAGCTTGTTGGTGGAGAGGTAGTCTGACAGAAAAGGTGGAGTCCTAGAAGTGTTGTTCTGCAGCAAGTACAGACCATGTTGGACTTCACCCACTCCAATCGTCCTCCAACATGAAAGGTCCTAAATGAAGCAAAATTGAGACAAAAAGGCAATCTTTGAGTGAGTTGACTGACAGACACAAgattaaatgaaaaagaaggaacACAAAGAACATGTTCAAGGGTAAGTGAATTGGACAGTTTGACAGTACCAATGTGAGTAACATGAGCAGATTCACCATTAGGTAATTCAACAACACAATGGGAAACAACAATATAAGAGTGAAAAAGTGAAAGAGAACAAGCAATATGATCACTTGCACCTGTGTCAAGAACCCAAGTACTACCACCAAAAACAAATCTATTCACAAGCTTAGCAGAGAAAATGGAATGCTTAAGATTACCTGCCAAAAGAGTTGATTGAGAAGTAGAAGCTTGGTTGGAAGAAACACTGTTAGCCATAGCAATTGAACTATTCTGAGAATCAGATCCTCCAATCATGGCAAGCAATTTCTGACATTGCTCCATTGTGAAAGGAAATTGCTATGGAGTTGGTGTTGCAACAAACTCTTGAACAAAATCAAGAGAAGAGACCTGATTTGCCCTTGCCTTAGTCTTATATCCAGGAGGATATCCATGAATTTTGTAGCATTTTTCCACAGTATGACCAAGCAATCCACAATGGCTGCAAGTAGGCCCCTCCTTTCCTTTCTTGAAAGTCTTGGAACCAGAACCAAGATTCATTGTTTGGCTGTAAGGGCTGTGGATTTAACAAAAGGACCATTGTTGCTATATCCAACTGACCTCTGCCTTTCATCTTGAACCAACAATGAATGTACCTTATCAATAGAAGGAATGGGATCCATTAACAGAATTTGGCCTCGAATGTAAGAGAATGAATCATTGAGACCCATTAGAAGCTGCATAATTGCTTCTCTGTGATGAAGATTGGAAATCTTTTCATTCACATGGCACACACACTTCTCACAAGAACAAagaggaagttttttttttttttttttttgagaatcaagaaCAAAGAGGAAGTGGTTCATAGTTTTGTGTTTCATCCCATAAGATTGAGAGATTGGTAAAATAATCACTCACAGTGAGTCCCCCCTGAGAAATTATAGCAAGATCTTTCTGCAATTGGTAAACCCTAGGTCCATTGCCTTGAAAGAACATATTCTGAAGCTTCTTCCAAACTTCCTTGGCAGTCCTCTGATACACCCTACTAGTTGCAATTTTAGGGGAAACACAATTGATGATCCAAGAAACCACAATTTCATTGCTTCGTGACCAACTTTGAATAAGAAGAGGAACTTTCTCCATGGCAGAAGTCAGAGAAGTAGAGCCATCAATTAACCAAAATTTATTCTTGATCCTAAGAGCTCTCTCCATAGATCATGCCCATGTAGGGTAGTTTTCTCCTCCAATCAGTGGCTAAGATACAAGAATTGCACCACGGCTCTCGACGTGGTGAAGGAAGAAGGATGTGATTCATCAATGGTAATGCTTGTAGAAGCTTGATCAAAAGACGCCAATGATGAAGCTTTGAAAGGAAAACCCTAGcttttgaaaaagaagaaattgaaacgAAGAAATTAGGCGGAAGCAAGAAATGATTGCTCCGACACCATATTGGAAAAACAGAGGAGAGTTCTGGAGAATTGAAACTCTATTTCATTGAACAATCAAAATGAATTGAATACACTGATACAATCAGATgcgtatatatatacattaaatCCCTCCACAAGTAACTAACTAGCAGCTAACAGAAATAACAAAACTAATAGACGTGCCTGTCACATGCTGAGTTAAATACATATACAGAACTAAAATTACATGTCGTTTTTATCTATTATGTGAGATGACTATTGTCGTTTACTGAACAAATTGATTCTCTGGAACTTTGCTTCTTATCTGTGCTCTTGATTCTGCTCCTCTTAGCTCCATTACTTCCTTTAGCATCTtgacaagtcttgtgcaaatcCTTTAGAAATTACATGTAGGTTGTAGCACCTAACAACATATCTTTACAGGCAAAAACATCAAGATCACCCTTTTCATTCTGGGGTGACGAATGGATTATACcatttgaaccttttttttttttcatgcttttctaGGAGGTctagagaaatataaaattacaatcaataGGTTTTGAAAAAGACTGCAACATAAAATTGAATATCTGtttgaaatttatcaaatatatgtaaattaaatGAACTCATAACTAACTATAAATCCATTAATTTTTGCAGGGTGTATATTTTTTGGAACCATTCAATCCATCCGATTctaatttctatcttttaataTGACAAAAACACTTTCCAGCcctttctaaattttaattttagggtttactattattattataaaaaataaaaaatcaaacattaaaAGCCCCACCACTTTGTCCACCACCCAGAAAGAGATGCATATTTTCTTTAGATCtattacattattttattcCCCTAAGCTACAGTGACTCTCcacaccaagaaaaaaaaaaaagtcattgtaGCTCTTCAAAAAAGTTTCTCTAATGTAAAGAGATTGTTGGACCTTGATATTAGGAGTTTCCTCTCTAAAATAGAGATTATTTTGGGGTTACTTAGTTTGTTGGAAATGCttaagaaaccaaaaaataggTCTCCAATGGTCTCTCtaaatcacctttttttttgctcatgaaTGGTACTCTCTCCGTcctaatttgtttgtcttgtttgaaaagtcaaatttttaagggaacatcagttattgtcttgtctgctttataaaaatgtataagtttacaaaactacccttaaataaatttatcaggcttttaaaaaaaaaaaaaagttattcttaatgagacaACTAAAAAGATAccccaattagattgatttttttaaatatttattagttttcttttcaaatagttttgaaaataaattatggctataataggaacattagtaaattaatgatttttatttttaaaaacaggacaatattttgagaCATTCCAAAATGGATTAGAGGACAAATAAATTGGGATGGAGGGAGTAGTTTACTAAGTCTAATAGGCTACTATTCATTagcaattcaattttttttattaaaaaattccagTAGGTAGTATTATATCAATTCTTACTCTTTCttgttgattaaaaaaagatgaagaaataataaagaaataatgaataaataatatttaaataagataaaGACAGTAGCGTAACTATCAAAGGATCAAAGGGCGAAGAGGGCCTCCCcgcccctccccccccccccccaaacttttgaaaaaatttaaaaaaaaaaattgaaaatttcttaaataatcTTATAATTTTGGCCCCCCATACTAGataataaacatatatatttaaaaagtcTAGGGCTTATTTGTACATAGcagtaaaaattgaaaagtcatAAACTTTGTTGATGTGCCACACCACCAAATCTCTCACACAGTTACAAAATattttgcctctctctctctctctctctctctctctctctctctctctctctctctctctctctctctctctctctctctctctctctctctccgtgcGAGTTTGCCACTTTGCCTCACCTTTCTTTTTTACACAGGTCACTGCCGTTGGCTTCTCACTGTGCAGAGTGCAGTAGCTCTATCTAAGCCTTATAGCTAACTGGTTTTAATCTTTATCTATACCTGATACCCATTGCTTTTAACTCTTTGACTCTTTCCAagtactatttattttgttttgatttttttgctttacttttcattgcttctttttttattctttatgatatattatttattattataataatcaatatattatatacaatatatactactatattaaatttaatttagttgttgtttattatatatattttttatgcattgacatttgaatgattgtttgtcttttatttagCAATCTTTGAactattagtatttttttagtatatttttttaaatcttagtcattttattttaatgagtgataatttaatttaataaatctatGTTCATGGGCAAGTTTAGGAATATTCTCtcattcttcaaaaaaaaaaaaatgaagactgtaattcaaaaaatattacacTTTTGGATTCTAATGTTGAAGGGTCAACTTCCAATGAGTGTCCTTCCAAATCTCCAAGGATTGATCCCGAAAAACATCTTTCTAGACCGTCAGTGGTGGAAGTGGAACTTGaagaaattcatttaaaattttcactaCTTAATTCCAATGAAGTTGATGTTAGAATTTTAAAACGAGATCCAGGATAACACACTGAAATGTGTAACTATCCAGCCAATATATGCGATGAAGTTAGATGTGCTTATTTAAAAGCTAAACCATATGAAATCTGTCTTTCAAACTATCCATTTTCTAGAGAAAATCATCCTCGTCGGTTTCAAGCTTCTTGATTCACTCAATTTTCTTCTTGGCTGGAGTATTCACCTGCTAAAGATGCTGCATATTGTCTGCCATGTTATCTCTTTACCATGGAAAGAAGTAGACGCCCTGGCTGTGATGCTTTTACTTTCATAGGAtttagaaattggaaaaaagTCAATAATGGAAAGAATTGTGCTTTTTTGAATCATGTTGGGGAGGATCCTTGCTCACCCCCACAACAATGCTGTGAAATATTGTGATGATCTATTGAATGAA
This DNA window, taken from Quercus robur chromosome 2, dhQueRobu3.1, whole genome shotgun sequence, encodes the following:
- the LOC126703981 gene encoding uncharacterized protein LOC126703981 encodes the protein MERALRIKNKFWLIDGSTSLTSAMEKVPLLIQSWSRSNEIVVSWIINCVSPKIATSRVYQRTAKEVWKKLQNMFFQGNGPRVYQLQKDLAIISQGGLTISNLHHREAIMQLLMGLNDSFSYIRGQILLMDPIPSIDKVHSLLVQDERQSPYSQTMNLGSGSKTFKKGKEGPTCSHCGLLGHTVEKCYKIHGYPPGYKTKARANQVSSLDFVQEFVATPTP